A genomic segment from Lytechinus variegatus isolate NC3 chromosome 10, Lvar_3.0, whole genome shotgun sequence encodes:
- the LOC121422379 gene encoding DCN1-like protein 3: protein MGKCFSVCNPGSTNVEEQNGKNKAQLPPKPPQHATAIEHPTAQPVQYVQHISTTGGRAGNLPLRPAGDSNNGSHSRPAHDTHKQFPRQNGVETNAAMKSDFSERKANKLFEKYKDNSEDAILAEGTERFCQDLKVSPEDFIVLVIAWKFQAAVMCRFTRTEFIQGCRTLRADSINAIKAKFPELRHEVKTNEAMFKDLYRYTFGFGLDTEGGQRTLPCEIAIPLWKLVFFYRQPPILDRWCNFLTANQVKGISRDTWQMFLHFVEVIKDNLSNYDDNEAWPSLFDDFVEYENDRLKTENQGGKEDDDQEETHLV from the coding sequence ATGGGCAAGTGTTTCTCCGTCTGCAACCCAGGTTCAACCAACGTGGAAGAGCAGAATGGCAAGAACAAAGCACAACTCCCTCCCAAGCCCCCTCAACATGCCACAGCTATAGAGCACCCTACTGCCCAACCAGTTCAGTACGTCCAACATATCAGCACAACCGGAGGCCGTGCGGGCAACCTCCCTCTCCGTCCTGCTGGGGACTCGAATAATGGTAGTCACAGCAGACCTGCGCATGACACGCACAAGCAGTTCCCCCGACAAAACGGTGTAGAGACAAACGCAGCCATGAAGTCAGACTTCTCTGAACGAAAGGCAAACAAActctttgaaaaatataaagataattCTGAGGATGCCATTTTGGCGGAAGGCACCGAAAGATTTTGTCAGGACCTTAAGGTCAGTCCAGAGGATTTTATAGTACTAGTCATTGCATGGAAGTTTCAGGCGGCAGTCATGTGCCGCTTCACGCGGACTGAATTCATCCAAGGCTGTCGCACCCTACGTGCTGACTCCATCAATGCTATCAAAGCAAAGTTTCCAGAACTGCGACACGAGGTCAAGACAAATGAAGCCATGTTCAAGGATCTTTATCGGTACACATTCGGCTTTGGCTTGGACACTGAAGGGGGCCAGAGAACTTTACCTTGTGAGATCGCAATACCTCTATGGAAGCTTGTCTTCTTCTACCGACAACCCCCTATCCTAGATCGCTGGTGCAATTTCCTGACTGCTAACCAGGTTAAAGGTATATCAAGAGACACATGGCAGATGTTTCTGCACTTTGTAGAGGTCATTAAAGATAATCTCAGTAACTATGACGACAACGAAGCCTGGCCTAGCCTTTTTGATGACTTTGtggaatatgaaaatgatagatTGAAAACCGAAAATCAAGGTGGAAAGGAGGATGATGACCAAGAGGAAACTCATCTAGTGTAA